The following proteins are encoded in a genomic region of Phycisphaera sp.:
- a CDS encoding DUF2806 domain-containing protein, which produces MSDDNSISAVNLSGLSKPINTLIEKISGAIEGGCKPWQIKRVAKAEAAAELIHAENEIAISELELRAMRRFVSEEAKKQANMESIAEKAFPKLQADTDANKMDDDWVVNFFEKCRVVSSEQMQELWAKILAGEANSPGSVSKRAINLLSDMDQSEAETFQTLCRFAVLIDENVVPFVDEDEGIYENTGLYFEDLAHLDSIGLLHYDAFAGFNQRNVPESFVLEYFGTVIQCTLYSSDDYKYVTSTDHKQSIPIGYAIFTAPAIELMKFCTPTPVDGFVEYLVHRWKNHSPVVVNPDQK; this is translated from the coding sequence ATGAGTGACGACAACTCCATCTCAGCCGTCAACCTCAGCGGTCTGTCAAAGCCCATCAATACTTTGATTGAGAAGATCTCTGGTGCGATAGAAGGCGGATGCAAGCCTTGGCAGATCAAGAGGGTCGCCAAAGCCGAGGCCGCGGCGGAACTGATTCACGCAGAGAACGAGATTGCTATCTCGGAACTTGAACTACGCGCGATGCGACGGTTTGTTAGCGAAGAAGCCAAGAAGCAAGCGAACATGGAATCGATTGCAGAGAAAGCATTTCCAAAACTACAAGCGGACACGGACGCTAACAAGATGGATGACGATTGGGTGGTTAACTTCTTTGAGAAATGCAGAGTTGTCTCGAGTGAACAGATGCAAGAGCTGTGGGCCAAAATTCTTGCTGGTGAAGCAAACTCACCTGGTTCAGTGTCTAAACGGGCTATCAATCTTCTCAGTGACATGGACCAATCGGAAGCCGAGACCTTTCAAACGCTGTGCCGTTTTGCTGTGCTCATCGACGAAAATGTTGTTCCGTTTGTAGACGAAGACGAGGGCATCTACGAGAATACAGGCCTGTACTTCGAGGATTTGGCTCACTTGGATAGTATTGGTCTCTTGCACTACGACGCTTTTGCCGGTTTCAATCAAAGGAATGTGCCAGAATCATTTGTGCTAGAATACTTTGGGACTGTGATTCAGTGTACTTTGTACAGTTCTGACGATTACAAGTACGTCACATCAACTGATCACAAGCAGAGCATTCCTATTGGCTATGCTATATTCACAGCTCCTGCAATCGAGTTGATGAAATTCTGTACGCCGACGCCGGTCGATGGCTTTGTTGAGTACCTTGTACATCGATGGAAAAACCATTCGCCCGTTGTGGTGAACCCGGATCAGAAGTGA
- the rplQ gene encoding 50S ribosomal protein L17 produces MRHRKAGFKLGRTRTHRQAMLRNMAASLFEHGQIVTSVPKAKALQPMVEKIITKAKKGDLHSRRQVIAILGRDRKAFDWLYTPKNADEAAKQRVADQRERTEKFFDIPSDDQVERNRYGELRKAPKLVRHIFENVAPRFEDRQGGYTRIVRIGYHRLGDATEMCVIQFVGAEEGPEIGGNPSRRRRQADKRSAYNAKLRKERGGDKAAATATAEPKSEESEGSGESSES; encoded by the coding sequence ATGCGCCACCGTAAAGCAGGCTTCAAGCTCGGCCGCACCCGCACGCACCGCCAGGCGATGCTGCGCAACATGGCCGCCTCGCTCTTCGAGCATGGGCAGATCGTCACCAGCGTGCCCAAGGCCAAGGCCCTGCAGCCGATGGTCGAGAAGATCATCACCAAGGCCAAGAAGGGCGACCTCCACAGCCGCCGGCAGGTCATCGCCATCCTCGGCCGGGACCGCAAGGCCTTCGACTGGCTCTACACGCCCAAGAACGCCGACGAGGCCGCCAAGCAGCGCGTGGCCGACCAGCGCGAGCGCACCGAGAAGTTCTTCGACATCCCAAGCGACGACCAGGTCGAGCGCAACCGCTACGGCGAGCTTCGCAAGGCCCCCAAGCTGGTCCGCCACATCTTCGAGAACGTGGCCCCCCGCTTCGAGGACCGCCAGGGCGGTTACACCCGCATCGTCCGCATCGGCTACCACCGCCTGGGCGACGCCACCGAGATGTGCGTGATCCAGTTCGTCGGCGCCGAGGAGGGCCCCGAGATCGGCGGCAACCCCAGCCGCCGCCGCCGCCAGGCCGACAAGCGTTCGGCGTACAACGCGAAGCTCCGCAAGGAGCGTGGTGGGGACAAGGCCGCCGCGACGGCGACGGCCGAGCCGAAGTCCGAGGAGTCCGAGGGCTCGGGCGAGTCGTCCGAGTCCTGA
- a CDS encoding DNA-directed RNA polymerase subunit alpha translates to MRVRWRGLELPNRVVSDPKFNNTTFGRFSVEPFERGFGTTIGNSLRRILLSSIEGAAVTAVKIKGASHEFETLPGVLEDVTDLVLNIKNLVLKLEGDEPRVMHLAAQGPGEVTADLIEADTNVTIVNKDLVLCTLTSEIDFEMELHVSKGRGYVPANEHLARRDEQDIGLIAVDSIFSPVHRVRYHVEDTRVGQRTNYDKLSMDIWTDGTLTPEMALVEAGKILRKHLNPFVQYFELGQERVSEEAAAAAGVDEGLIRKLNQPISELELSVRASNCLESAKLYTVGSVIMQTESELLKLRSFGRTSLREVKKKLTEMGLELGMDLPEGYAPEVVQL, encoded by the coding sequence ATGCGCGTTCGCTGGCGTGGCCTGGAACTCCCCAATCGCGTTGTCTCTGATCCCAAGTTCAACAACACCACCTTTGGTCGCTTCAGTGTCGAGCCCTTCGAGCGCGGCTTCGGCACGACCATCGGCAACAGCCTCCGCCGCATCCTGCTGAGCTCCATCGAGGGCGCGGCCGTCACCGCCGTCAAGATCAAGGGTGCCAGCCACGAGTTCGAGACGCTACCCGGCGTGCTCGAGGACGTGACCGATCTGGTCCTGAACATCAAGAATCTTGTCTTGAAGCTCGAGGGCGACGAGCCCCGCGTCATGCACCTGGCCGCCCAGGGCCCGGGCGAGGTGACCGCCGACCTCATCGAGGCCGACACCAACGTCACCATCGTTAACAAGGACCTGGTGCTCTGCACGCTCACCAGCGAGATCGACTTCGAGATGGAGCTGCACGTCTCCAAGGGCCGCGGCTACGTGCCCGCTAACGAGCACCTCGCCCGCCGCGACGAGCAGGACATCGGCCTGATCGCCGTCGACTCGATCTTCAGCCCCGTCCACCGCGTGCGCTACCACGTCGAGGACACCCGCGTCGGCCAGCGGACCAACTACGACAAGCTGTCCATGGACATCTGGACCGACGGCACGCTGACGCCCGAGATGGCCCTGGTCGAGGCCGGCAAGATCCTACGCAAGCACCTGAACCCCTTCGTCCAGTACTTCGAGCTGGGCCAGGAGCGTGTCAGCGAGGAGGCCGCCGCGGCCGCGGGCGTCGACGAGGGTCTCATCCGCAAGCTCAACCAGCCCATCAGCGAGCTCGAGCTCAGCGTCCGGGCCAGCAACTGCCTGGAGAGCGCCAAGCTCTACACCGTGGGCTCGGTCATCATGCAGACCGAGAGCGAGCTGCTCAAGCTCCGCAGCTTCGGCCGCACGAGCCTCCGCGAGGTCAAGAAGAAGCTCACCGAGATGGGCCTGGAGCTCGGCATGGACCTGCCCGAGGGCTACGCCCCAGAGGTGGTTCAGCTCTGA
- the rpsK gene encoding 30S ribosomal protein S11, with translation MAKKTKKIRKNVVRGIIHVKATNNNTMITITDTNGETLAWDSAGTIGFKGARKATPFAATRAGESVGQKVRKMGMSEAEVRIRGTGGGREAAVNGVVSTGVRVTAIEDHTPVPHNGCRPPKKRRV, from the coding sequence ATGGCGAAGAAGACCAAGAAGATTCGGAAGAACGTCGTCCGTGGGATCATCCACGTCAAGGCGACCAACAACAACACGATGATCACCATCACCGATACCAACGGCGAGACCCTCGCCTGGGATTCGGCCGGCACCATCGGCTTCAAGGGCGCCCGCAAGGCCACGCCCTTCGCCGCCACCCGCGCGGGCGAGAGCGTGGGCCAGAAGGTCCGCAAGATGGGCATGAGCGAGGCCGAGGTCCGCATCCGCGGCACCGGCGGCGGGCGCGAGGCCGCCGTCAACGGCGTGGTCTCCACCGGCGTCCGCGTGACCGCCATCGAGGACCACACCCCCGTGCCCCACAACGGCTGCCGGCCCCCCAAGAAGCGTCGCGTCTAA
- the rpsM gene encoding 30S ribosomal protein S13, whose product MPRIAGIDIPDRKKIYYALQYVHGIGPKFAMDVLGEAQIDPNRRANDLTEQEVAQIGAIIDGNYIVEGALRRQVGQNIQRLKDTRAYRGERHRRGLPSRGQRTRCNARTRKGRKKTVAGKKGVKG is encoded by the coding sequence GTGCCGCGTATTGCAGGTATTGACATCCCCGATCGCAAGAAGATCTACTACGCCCTGCAGTACGTGCATGGCATCGGCCCGAAGTTCGCGATGGACGTGCTGGGCGAGGCCCAGATCGATCCCAACCGTCGCGCCAACGACCTGACCGAGCAGGAGGTCGCCCAGATCGGTGCGATCATCGACGGTAACTACATCGTCGAGGGTGCCCTGCGTCGCCAGGTCGGCCAGAACATCCAACGCCTTAAGGACACCCGGGCCTACCGCGGCGAGCGTCACCGCCGCGGCCTACCGAGCCGAGGCCAGCGCACGCGCTGCAACGCTCGCACCCGCAAGGGTCGCAAGAAGACCGTGGCCGGCAAGAAGGGCGTCAAGGGCTAA
- the ykgO gene encoding type B 50S ribosomal protein L36, protein MKVKASVKRRSKDCQIVRRRGRVYIINKKNPRFKQRQG, encoded by the coding sequence ATGAAGGTGAAAGCAAGCGTCAAGAGGCGGTCGAAGGACTGCCAGATCGTCCGCCGTCGCGGCCGGGTCTACATCATCAACAAGAAGAACCCCCGCTTCAAGCAGCGCCAGGGCTGA
- a CDS encoding methionyl aminopeptidase, protein MPPAARKLRGPQLYSDSDIAALSGAAFLARLVLDELLAQARSGVLPLELASVCLERIELAGAKPVMVDVIGDQGQPFGHACAVSTDDTIAHALPDEQPLRTGQLATIDLMLSLDGWHADVADTVVVGGGGHPLLDALDAVWQAGLKAIAPGVAWSDVAAAMAGAAEAHDVRLVQGLAGHGIGLAPHELPALPLVPKPSDPPVILRPGMVFTLEPAITSGSGGTVDSEDGWAIRTADGSPAVAREAMIVVENEQTRVLGAS, encoded by the coding sequence ATGCCCCCGGCCGCGCGAAAGCTCCGCGGGCCGCAGCTCTACTCCGATTCCGATATCGCCGCGCTCTCGGGCGCGGCGTTTCTTGCGCGCTTGGTGCTCGACGAACTACTCGCCCAAGCTCGGTCGGGTGTTCTGCCGCTCGAACTGGCTTCGGTGTGCCTGGAGCGCATCGAGTTGGCTGGTGCCAAGCCCGTCATGGTCGATGTGATCGGCGACCAAGGCCAGCCATTTGGTCACGCCTGCGCGGTCAGCACCGACGACACCATCGCCCACGCCCTTCCCGACGAGCAGCCGCTCCGAACCGGCCAACTCGCCACCATCGACCTCATGCTCTCGCTCGACGGCTGGCATGCCGACGTGGCCGACACGGTCGTCGTCGGTGGTGGGGGGCATCCGCTGCTGGACGCCCTCGACGCCGTCTGGCAGGCCGGCCTGAAGGCCATCGCGCCCGGTGTGGCCTGGAGCGATGTTGCCGCCGCGATGGCCGGTGCCGCGGAGGCCCACGATGTAAGGCTTGTCCAAGGACTCGCCGGTCACGGCATCGGTCTGGCTCCCCATGAACTGCCTGCGCTGCCGCTTGTACCCAAGCCATCGGACCCGCCGGTGATTCTCAGGCCGGGCATGGTCTTTACGCTCGAGCCGGCCATCACCTCGGGGTCTGGCGGGACAGTCGATTCGGAGGATGGTTGGGCCATCCGAACGGCAGACGGATCGCCTGCGGTGGCCCGCGAAGCCATGATCGTCGTGGAAAACGAACAAACTCGCGTGCTCGGGGCTTCATGA
- the secY gene encoding preprotein translocase subunit SecY — MIQALFNVFRIPELRTKVLFTLGMLAVYRIGMWIPLPGVNQSALASYFQLQQDEGGAAGRLMNYVSVFSGGQMSQSTIFGLGIMPYISAAIIFQLLGSVVPALKALKDEGPTGQQKIQEWTRYATVGLCIVQAIGWLYYISRQPGGGGEMMVYAQWRVSPLWWVMGVTVLTAGTVFLMWLGEQIDRFGIGNGMSMIIMGGILAGMPTAVTWVYQNFDPSKPDGLNWMSVILLVAGFVAVVAGSVLMTVAQRRIPIQQAKHTRGRRTYGGQRSYLPLRVNHGGVMPIIFASSLMIFPSVIFSGISEATQQQGGILFTLSNWFGDALNYGQFPYIMLHVIMVYFFSYFWITIQFNPEEISKQMRDHGSFIPGLRPGPRTAEYLEAVMERLTYVGGAFLAVIAVLPMLVSVGMGVPFHVTQFLGGTGLLIVVAVILDFVQRIEANLLMRNYAGFLGGQDGTGKGPKLRGPR; from the coding sequence ATGATCCAGGCCCTGTTCAACGTGTTCCGCATCCCCGAGCTGCGCACCAAGGTGCTCTTCACCCTGGGCATGCTCGCGGTCTATCGCATCGGGATGTGGATCCCGCTGCCGGGCGTCAACCAGTCCGCGTTGGCGTCGTATTTCCAGCTCCAGCAAGACGAAGGCGGTGCGGCCGGCCGCCTCATGAACTACGTCTCGGTGTTCAGCGGCGGGCAGATGTCCCAGTCGACCATCTTCGGCCTGGGCATCATGCCGTACATCTCGGCGGCCATCATCTTCCAGCTCCTGGGCTCGGTCGTCCCTGCCCTCAAGGCCCTGAAGGATGAGGGGCCCACGGGCCAGCAGAAGATCCAGGAATGGACCCGCTACGCCACCGTCGGCCTGTGCATCGTTCAGGCCATCGGCTGGTTGTACTACATCTCTCGCCAGCCCGGCGGCGGTGGAGAGATGATGGTCTACGCCCAATGGCGGGTCAGCCCGCTGTGGTGGGTCATGGGCGTCACGGTGCTCACCGCGGGCACGGTCTTCCTGATGTGGCTCGGCGAGCAGATCGACCGCTTTGGCATCGGCAACGGCATGTCCATGATCATCATGGGCGGCATCCTGGCCGGCATGCCCACGGCGGTCACCTGGGTGTACCAGAACTTCGATCCATCCAAGCCCGATGGCCTGAACTGGATGAGCGTGATCCTGCTGGTGGCGGGCTTCGTGGCCGTCGTTGCGGGCTCGGTGCTCATGACCGTCGCCCAGCGACGCATCCCGATCCAGCAAGCCAAGCACACGCGCGGCCGGCGCACCTACGGCGGGCAGCGCAGCTACCTGCCCCTGCGCGTGAACCACGGCGGCGTGATGCCCATCATCTTCGCCAGCTCGCTGATGATCTTCCCCTCGGTCATCTTCAGCGGCATCTCCGAGGCCACCCAGCAGCAGGGCGGCATCCTGTTCACGCTGTCCAACTGGTTCGGCGATGCGCTCAATTACGGCCAGTTCCCCTACATCATGTTGCACGTCATCATGGTGTACTTCTTCAGCTACTTCTGGATCACCATCCAGTTCAACCCCGAAGAGATCAGCAAGCAGATGCGCGACCACGGCTCGTTCATCCCCGGGCTGCGCCCCGGGCCGAGAACCGCCGAGTACCTCGAAGCGGTGATGGAACGCCTGACGTACGTCGGTGGTGCCTTCCTCGCGGTCATCGCGGTGCTGCCGATGCTGGTGAGCGTGGGCATGGGCGTCCCCTTCCACGTCACCCAGTTCCTGGGCGGCACGGGTTTGCTCATCGTTGTCGCGGTGATCCTGGACTTCGTCCAACGCATCGAGGCCAACCTGCTGATGCGCAACTACGCCGGGTTCCTCGGCGGGCAGGACGGCACGGGCAAGGGGCCCAAGCTCCGCGGGCCCAGGTAA
- the rplO gene encoding 50S ribosomal protein L15, with amino-acid sequence MMIHEITAQAGRYKQRKRVGRGPASGGKRAGRGQKGAGSRRGHSTLHQFEGGQMPMFRTMPKFGFTNVKFKTLFWIVNIKDIVEHEDFKNGGTVDAEALIKAGLIRDTSRDVKILGNVPEGGLKTELTFNVSRVSGQARKLIEDAGGSVTETGTRRDRVRGIDRNSDDKTPKNLTKKLRRPNLERRQAANSKKK; translated from the coding sequence ATGATGATTCACGAGATCACCGCCCAAGCCGGACGCTACAAGCAGCGCAAGCGCGTCGGTCGCGGCCCCGCCAGCGGCGGCAAGCGCGCCGGTCGCGGCCAGAAGGGTGCCGGCAGCCGTCGCGGCCACTCGACCCTCCACCAGTTCGAGGGCGGGCAGATGCCCATGTTCCGCACGATGCCCAAGTTCGGCTTCACGAACGTCAAGTTCAAGACGCTGTTCTGGATCGTCAACATCAAGGACATCGTCGAGCACGAGGACTTCAAGAACGGCGGCACCGTCGACGCCGAGGCCCTCATCAAGGCCGGCCTCATCCGCGACACCAGTCGGGACGTCAAGATCCTGGGCAACGTGCCCGAGGGCGGCCTGAAGACCGAGCTCACGTTCAACGTCAGCCGAGTCAGCGGGCAGGCCCGCAAGCTGATCGAGGACGCTGGAGGCAGCGTGACCGAGACCGGCACACGCCGCGATCGCGTCCGTGGCATCGATCGCAACAGCGACGACAAGACCCCCAAGAACCTCACGAAGAAGCTGCGTCGCCCGAATCTCGAGCGTCGCCAGGCGGCGAACAGCAAGAAGAAGTAA
- the rpsE gene encoding 30S ribosomal protein S5: MPEMIDESGQIESTTVNIYRTAATVKGGRRFSFGALVVVGDRQGKVGYGYAKSTEVPVAIEKAQRKARRGMVSVKRLGTTVPHEVESKFSASKIRLIPATPGTGIVAGATVRAVLEMAGYNDCITKSLGSSNKLNVVKATIDGLARLRLVSDVAERRGVELDDSVIEQRIERARSLTGAGIGTSSETAEAATEGDQDNSN, translated from the coding sequence ATGCCTGAGATGATCGACGAATCCGGACAGATCGAATCGACCACGGTCAACATCTATCGCACCGCCGCGACGGTGAAGGGTGGCCGCCGCTTCAGCTTTGGAGCGCTCGTGGTCGTGGGCGATCGCCAGGGCAAGGTGGGCTACGGCTACGCCAAGAGCACCGAGGTGCCGGTGGCCATCGAGAAGGCCCAGCGCAAGGCCCGCCGCGGCATGGTGAGCGTCAAGCGGCTGGGCACCACCGTGCCCCACGAGGTCGAGAGCAAGTTCTCGGCTTCCAAGATCCGCCTGATCCCCGCCACGCCGGGTACGGGCATCGTCGCGGGCGCCACCGTCCGCGCCGTGCTCGAGATGGCCGGCTACAACGATTGCATCACCAAGAGCCTGGGCTCGAGCAACAAGCTCAACGTGGTCAAGGCGACCATCGACGGCCTGGCCCGGCTGCGTCTGGTCTCCGACGTGGCCGAACGCCGCGGCGTGGAACTCGACGATTCGGTGATCGAGCAGCGTATCGAGCGTGCCCGCTCGCTCACCGGTGCGGGCATCGGCACGTCTTCGGAGACGGCCGAGGCCGCCACCGAAGGCGACCAGGACAACAGCAACTGA
- the rplR gene encoding 50S ribosomal protein L18 gives MDRQKAKQTRRTRRRTGIRKRVSGTGTVPRLCIYRSLRHVYAQVVNDLDGTTLCAASTMDKGYSGDGTGNTEAAKSVGKLIAERAKAKGIEKVVFDRGGFRYHGRVRALADAAREGGLKF, from the coding sequence ATGGACAGGCAGAAAGCCAAGCAAACCCGCCGGACCCGCCGTCGCACCGGCATCCGCAAGCGTGTCTCGGGCACGGGCACCGTCCCACGCCTGTGCATCTATCGCTCGCTGCGGCACGTCTACGCCCAGGTGGTCAACGACCTGGACGGTACGACGCTGTGCGCCGCCTCGACGATGGACAAGGGCTACAGCGGCGACGGCACCGGGAACACCGAGGCCGCCAAGTCCGTTGGCAAGCTCATCGCCGAGCGGGCCAAGGCCAAGGGCATCGAGAAGGTGGTCTTCGACCGTGGCGGCTTCCGCTACCACGGCCGGGTCCGGGCGCTAGCCGACGCGGCTCGCGAGGGCGGATTGAAATTCTGA
- the rplF gene encoding 50S ribosomal protein L6 translates to MSRIGKKPISVPKGVKVGVSGQTVRVEGSKGTLSHDVHPMVSIAWDEDAQTLSFAVPEGKEGDRQAKSLWGTSRSIVENNIVGVTTGYTKVLEVNGVGYTAAVEGNRLKLIVGFANPIFKDIPQGVDVKVEKQSVTVSGHDKQAVGQFAAEVRAVRKPEPYNGKGIKYSDETIIRKEGKTAGA, encoded by the coding sequence ATGTCACGCATCGGCAAGAAGCCCATTTCCGTGCCCAAGGGCGTCAAGGTTGGCGTCAGCGGCCAGACCGTGCGCGTCGAGGGCTCCAAGGGCACGCTCTCCCATGACGTCCACCCCATGGTGAGCATCGCGTGGGATGAGGACGCCCAGACGCTGTCCTTCGCCGTGCCCGAGGGCAAGGAGGGCGACCGCCAGGCCAAGAGCCTCTGGGGCACCTCCCGCTCGATCGTCGAGAACAACATCGTGGGTGTCACCACCGGCTACACCAAGGTGCTCGAGGTCAACGGCGTGGGCTACACCGCCGCGGTCGAGGGCAACCGCCTGAAGCTGATCGTGGGCTTTGCCAACCCGATCTTCAAGGACATCCCCCAGGGCGTGGACGTGAAGGTCGAGAAGCAGAGCGTCACGGTCTCGGGCCACGACAAGCAGGCCGTGGGCCAGTTTGCCGCCGAGGTTCGCGCCGTTCGCAAGCCCGAGCCGTACAATGGCAAGGGCATCAAGTACAGCGACGAGACGATCATCCGCAAGGAGGGCAAGACCGCCGGCGCGTGA
- the rpsH gene encoding 30S ribosomal protein S8: MSVNDPISDMLTRIRNGLRNRSRRVDCLNSKVCRGVAQVLQDEGYVEGFEVVEDGRQGLLRVSLRYGAAGEPLIASLTRVSKPGRRVYSSVEKLPRPLQGMGIAVVSTSRGVMSDRKCRNERVGGELLAVVQ; encoded by the coding sequence ATGTCAGTGAACGATCCGATCTCGGACATGCTCACGCGAATCCGCAATGGGTTGCGCAATCGCTCCCGTCGTGTGGACTGCCTGAACAGTAAGGTGTGCCGCGGTGTCGCCCAGGTCCTCCAGGACGAGGGCTACGTCGAAGGCTTCGAAGTCGTCGAGGATGGCCGCCAGGGCCTGCTCCGCGTGTCGTTGCGATACGGCGCCGCCGGCGAGCCCCTGATCGCCTCGCTCACCCGGGTGAGCAAGCCGGGCCGCCGCGTCTACAGCAGCGTCGAGAAGCTGCCCCGACCGCTGCAGGGCATGGGCATCGCCGTGGTGTCCACGAGCCGTGGCGTCATGAGCGATCGCAAGTGCCGCAACGAGCGCGTGGGCGGCGAATTGCTGGCGGTGGTGCAGTAA
- a CDS encoding type Z 30S ribosomal protein S14: MATKAQVAKSNKTPKFSTRKVRRCELTGRSRGVYRKFRISRIMLRKLAHEGKIPGMRKASW, encoded by the coding sequence ATGGCAACCAAGGCACAGGTCGCAAAGAGCAATAAGACACCCAAGTTCTCGACTCGGAAGGTTCGCCGTTGCGAGCTCACGGGCCGGTCTCGCGGGGTGTACCGCAAGTTTCGCATCAGCCGCATCATGCTGAGGAAGCTGGCCCACGAGGGCAAGATCCCCGGCATGCGCAAGGCCAGTTGGTGA
- the rplE gene encoding 50S ribosomal protein L5 produces the protein MAKNKPDKDDPAIQAAAAKREGPQRLRQQYMDQARPEVTKQFGVANPMAMPVLDRIVLNVNMGRFLDGPKLPPNIRATVIDTLTQITGQKPVVVKAKKSVSNFKVREGMETAAMVTLRGDRMWDFLDRFINLATPRIKDFRGLSETSFDKAGNYSLGLNEQGVFPEINMANVNFTHGMNINFVFRNSDKAKSRAVLESLGMPFRKPTPPKKKAS, from the coding sequence ATGGCTAAGAACAAGCCCGACAAAGACGATCCCGCCATCCAGGCGGCCGCCGCGAAGCGCGAGGGACCCCAACGACTGCGCCAGCAGTACATGGACCAGGCGCGCCCCGAGGTGACCAAGCAGTTCGGCGTGGCCAACCCCATGGCCATGCCGGTGCTCGATCGCATCGTGCTGAACGTGAACATGGGACGCTTCCTGGACGGCCCCAAGCTGCCGCCCAACATCCGCGCCACGGTCATCGACACGCTCACCCAGATCACCGGCCAGAAGCCCGTCGTGGTCAAGGCCAAGAAGAGCGTCTCGAACTTCAAGGTCCGCGAGGGCATGGAGACCGCGGCGATGGTCACCCTGCGGGGCGACCGGATGTGGGACTTCCTGGACCGGTTCATCAACCTAGCCACCCCCCGTATCAAGGACTTTCGCGGCCTCTCGGAGACCTCGTTCGACAAGGCGGGCAACTACTCGCTGGGCCTCAACGAGCAGGGCGTGTTCCCCGAGATCAACATGGCCAACGTGAACTTCACGCACGGCATGAACATCAACTTCGTCTTCCGCAACTCCGACAAGGCCAAGAGCCGAGCCGTGCTGGAGAGCCTGGGCATGCCGTTCCGCAAGCCCACGCCCCCCAAGAAGAAGGCGAGCTGA
- the rplX gene encoding 50S ribosomal protein L24, with protein sequence MAAHIRKGDNVMVTAGDHKGRTGEVMRIDVAKDRVYIKGLNLRTRNVKPTRVNPQGGRVTKEAPFHMSNVSPVADGKPTRVRFTVGDDGKKQRIAVRGGKVLAVEARRKGGESASKDTL encoded by the coding sequence ATGGCCGCGCATATTCGCAAGGGTGATAACGTGATGGTGACCGCCGGCGACCACAAGGGCCGCACGGGCGAGGTGATGCGTATCGATGTCGCCAAGGATCGGGTCTACATCAAGGGCCTGAACCTGCGGACTCGCAACGTCAAGCCCACGCGCGTCAACCCCCAGGGCGGCCGCGTGACCAAGGAAGCCCCGTTCCACATGTCCAACGTCAGCCCCGTGGCCGACGGCAAGCCCACCCGCGTGCGGTTCACCGTGGGCGACGACGGCAAGAAGCAACGCATCGCGGTGCGGGGCGGCAAGGTCCTGGCCGTCGAGGCCCGGCGCAAGGGCGGAGAGTCGGCGAGCAAGGACACCCTCTGA
- the rplN gene encoding 50S ribosomal protein L14: protein MLQQESRCEVADNSGAKIAYVIRVYGKTSASGNNTRPWAGVGDRVLISVKKALPGADIKPGDMSKAVVVRTARNTRRADGSYVKFDSNAVVLLNADGNPRGTRIFGPVARELREKNYMKIVSLAPEVV from the coding sequence ATGCTTCAGCAAGAATCACGATGCGAAGTCGCGGACAACTCGGGGGCGAAGATCGCCTACGTCATCCGCGTCTACGGCAAGACCAGCGCGAGCGGTAACAACACCCGCCCCTGGGCCGGCGTGGGCGACCGCGTGCTGATCTCGGTCAAGAAGGCCCTGCCCGGTGCCGACATCAAGCCGGGGGACATGTCCAAGGCCGTGGTTGTGCGGACCGCCCGGAACACGCGCCGCGCCGATGGCTCGTACGTGAAGTTTGACAGCAACGCCGTGGTGCTGCTGAACGCCGACGGCAACCCCCGCGGCACGCGCATCTTTGGCCCTGTTGCCCGCGAGCTTCGCGAGAAGAACTACATGAAGATCGTTTCGCTCGCTCCGGAGGTGGTGTGA
- the rpsQ gene encoding 30S ribosomal protein S17 → MSDNTATTTQSTTGQKAKGARTGEVATADRDKTIKVVVSYVAKHPKYGKYVRRRTVLHAHDEGNQAQVGDRVEVVPCKPMSKTKSWTLSRVLEKHQGD, encoded by the coding sequence ATGAGCGACAACACCGCCACCACGACACAGAGCACCACCGGTCAGAAGGCCAAGGGCGCCCGCACGGGCGAGGTGGCCACGGCCGACCGCGACAAGACCATCAAGGTCGTCGTGAGCTACGTGGCCAAGCACCCCAAGTACGGCAAGTACGTCCGCCGCCGCACGGTGCTCCACGCCCACGACGAGGGCAACCAGGCCCAGGTGGGCGACCGCGTCGAGGTGGTGCCGTGCAAGCCCATGAGCAAGACCAAGTCATGGACGCTGTCGCGGGTCCTCGAGAAGCACCAGGGCGACTGA